One genomic segment of Archocentrus centrarchus isolate MPI-CPG fArcCen1 unplaced genomic scaffold, fArcCen1 scaffold_100_ctg1, whole genome shotgun sequence includes these proteins:
- the LOC115775279 gene encoding NLR family CARD domain-containing protein 3-like: protein MERADSPEAEPGLSSVSTRKQNYPQEEAADLKRRNVSAAEKISEGPDSSEPEPAASCVSLSSDQSKEFLIHFKGSKCSGVEKVDQQSSDVLSLQHQQQQQTDLDQIFMRLEENIITFVKDELQKMKSFLNPDYRESSECQREDEEELDSEEEKQRKSSKEAFLKLTVNFLRKMNQDEFADRLQSKNRDPICVYQFKSNLKKKFQCVFEGIAKPGKSVALNQIYTELYITEGGTEGVNDEHEVRQIEELSRKRGRLETSIECEDIFKPTVERDKPIRTVLTKGVAGIGKTFLTQKFTLDWAEDKTNQDIQFMFPFTFRELNLLKDKKFSLVGLVHHFFTETKHGGLYSFDSLKVVFIFDGLDECRLPLDFHNTEILTDVTESTSVDVLLINLIRGNLLPSAHIWITTRPAAANQIPAECVDMVTEVRGFNNPQKEMYFRKRFRDEEKSTNIIDHIKSLRSLHIMCHIPVFCWITATVLENVSKLRKEEKLPQTLTEMYIHFLAVQTKMKNIKYDGGAESDPDWSPESKKMIEALGKLAFEQLQKSNLIFYESELTECGINIREASVYSGVFTQIFKEERGLYQEKVFCFIHLSVQEFLAALHVHLTFTNSGVNLLEEEQTASVLPEEPSVRHFYQSAVDKALESPNGHLDLFLRFLLGLSLQTNQTLLRGLLTQTESSSETDQEIIKYIKVQISENLSPEKSINLFHCLNELNDDSIVKEIQHHLSSGNLVNLSPAQWSALVFILLSSEPDLNEFDLKKYSGSEEALLKLLPVIKVSKKVL, encoded by the exons ATGGAAAG AGCAGACTCTCCTGAAGCTGAACCTGGACTCAGCTCTGTGTCtacaaggaagcaaaactatcCACAGGAAGAAGCCGCTGACCTTAAAAGAAGAAATGTGTCTGCTGCTGAGAA GATCAGTGAGGGACCAGACTCCtctgaacctgaacctgcaGCCAGCTGTGTGTCTTTGAGCAGTGATCAGTCAAAGGAATTCTTGATCCACTTTAAAGGATCAAAATGTTCTGGTGTTGAGAA AGTCGATCAGCAGAGCTCAGATGTTTTGAGTCtccagcatcagcagcagcaacaaactGATCTGGACCAaatatttatg aggctggaggagaaCATTATCACTTTTGTAAAAGATGAGCTGCAGAAGATGAAGAGTTTTCTGAATCCAGATTACCGAGAATCCTCAGAGTGTcagagggaggatgaggaggagttGGACAGTGAGgaagagaagcagaggaaaAGCAGCAAAGAGGCATTTCTGAAACTCACAGTTAACTTCCTGAGGAAAATGAACCAGGATGAGTTTGCTGACCGTCTGCAAAGCA AAAACCGAGATCCAATTTGTGTGTATCAATTTAAATCTaacctgaagaagaagttccagtgtgtgtttgaggggatcGCTAAACCAGGAAAATCAGTCgctctgaatcagatctacacagagctctacatcacagagggaggaactGAAGGagtcaatgatgaacatgaggtcagacagatagAAGAACTTTCCAGAAAACGAGGCAGACTAGAAACATCAATTGAATGTGAAGACATCTTTAAAcccacagtggagagagataaaccaatcagaacagtgctgacaaagggagtcgCTGGCATCGGGAAAACATTcctaacacagaagttcactctggactgggctgaagataaaaccaaccaggacatccagttcatgtttccattcactttcagagagctgaatctGCTGAAGGATAAAAAGTTCAGTTTGGTGGGACTTGTTCATCATTTCTTTACTGAAACTAAACATGGAGGACTCTACAGCTTTGACAGCCTcaaggttgtgttcatctttgatggtctggatgagtgtcgacttcctctggacttccacaacactgagatcctgactGATGTCACAGAGTCCAcatcagtggatgtgctgctgataaacctcatcagggggaattTGCTTCCTTCTGCTCAcatctggataaccacacgacctgcagcagccaatcagatccctgctgAGTGTGTAGACATggttacagaggtcagagggttcaatAACCCACAGAAGGAGatgtacttcaggaagagattcagagatgaggaaaagTCCACCAACATAATCGACCACATTAAAAGTTtgcgaagcctccacatcatgtgtcacatcccagtcttctgctggatcactgctacagttctggaaaatgtatcaaaactcagaaaggaagaaaaactgcCTCAGActctgactgagatgtacatccacttcctggcgGTTCAGACCAAAATGAAGAACATCAaatatgatggaggagctgagtcAGATCCagactggagtccagagagcaagAAGATGATTGAGGCTCTGGGGAAACTGGCTTTTGAGCAGCTGCAGAAGAgcaacctgatcttctatgaatcagagctgacagagtgtggcatcaatATCAGAGaggcctcagtgtactcaggagtgttcacacagatctttaaagaagAGAGAGGGCTCTACCAGGagaaggtgttctgcttcatccatctgagtgttcaggagtttctggctgctcttcatgtccatctgacatTCACCAACTCTGGTGTCAACCTGCTGGAAGAAGAACAAACAGCATCAGTGCTCCCTGAAGAGCCTTCAGTGAGACActtctaccagagtgctgtggaCAAGGCCTTagagagtccaaatggacacctggacttgttcctccggttcctcctgggtctttcactgcagactaatcagactctcctacgaggcctgctgacacagacagaaagcaGTTCAGAGACCGATCAGGAAATAATCAAGTATATAAAAGTGCAGATCAGTGAGAATCTCTCTCCAGAGAAAAGTatcaatctgttccactgtctgaatgaactgaatgatgacTCTATAGTGAAGGAGATCCAACACCACCTTAGCTCAGGAAACCTAGTTAATCTGTCTCCTGcccagtggtcagctctggtcttcatcttactgtcatcagaaccAGATCTGAATGAGTTTGATCTGAAGAAATATTCAggttcagaggaggctctgctgaagctgctgccagtGATCAAAGTCTCTAAGAAGGttctgtaa